TATTGGCGTCTGTTCTGACACATAACATACtagaatatacatataatataggatttttttattcatagttcATACATAGAGGTTTAACTGaacatatttagtaattttaacataattagaGGAACAATAAgtaatagatgtaaaatattattatgtttaaagtaaTTCGCACTCGTTACTTATAAACTTAGTACATTTAAATTGCATATCTAAATCAATTTATGCAATTTACTATCAAATATCAATCAATAAACACATTACAATCTTtacaattactatttattgtaccaataaaactatttccataAAAATAGTTTGTTCATTCGGTTTACAGCAATTCTTTTCAATAGTGTTGAATGCACATGTCAATGACCTTAGGCTGGCGGCACACTGACCGAAAATAAATAGTCGAAACGTGCCCTACTAATATGTGGCCTTTATTACAATAGACAACGTCTCCTCGCTAAACAATAAAGGTTCTAGCACACGAatttgttaaattgtttttctaCGAAACtcatatacataaaacatattaaaaatattatgtgtctACATTTAACTGACACAATAGacatttttaaagcattttctTGGAGAGTAAATTTATTCTGCAAATATACTGCATAGAAATCTTTCGACTGAAAAATAGGTTCTGCAGAGTATGTTCTAATGTATTAGATTAGAAAGTACATAGATGAAGGTATCAcgccaaaaaataaaaaataagtcgggttaaaataaaacaataagttgTTTGTACTAGTATTAGTTTGTACTATTAGTTTAAGTATAAACTACGATAAAATTAGTCCATTTTAGTACTATAATTTGTATGAGTAATATTTCGGGATCGTATCatcattacaaatataaaacaacagatattgatattgtcgttaagtcatgcttatattaagtttataaatagaCGGGAAACCCAAACAAATCGGTGTGCGACGCGGCAACCGCCCTTGAACTGCGCTCCGGAGGCTCTCTCGGAGTGCCGGAGGCTGCATGCGCGGCGCGGGGGCGGGGCCCGGCCGGCCAATCAGCGCCCCTTCACATTTTCAGCCCCGCCCGCGCGGCCGGACGCTGCCCAAAACAAAAGGATCAAAGTCGGCGAAACCTATCTCTTTCTTTGTGAGGCCGGCAAACGGGCATCGATGAGAGGATAGATACAGTGTGTCGCGCGGGCGCGAATCGATACGCGGGCCCCGCGGCCCGGGCCGGCGCTCCGCCCGCGCCCCGGCTCCGAGCGGCGCCCCACGAGCCCGCGCCCCACGCACCCCACGCGCCCCTCGCCGGCCATTTGCACCCgtgtttactattattattttattgaacggACGCGCACATTCGCTGCTCACCGCTCGACGCTCTTCGCTCTCCGCTCACCGCTCTCCGTGGGCCATATAAacgaatatttacaaatcataagCTTCCGATTTGGAGCAATTAGGCGCCTATCTTACGACCTCTTTACGGGCTTGTTACCGACCTGAGTGGCCTTCCTACAATTAAATGCCAACTCGTAATGTACGCTCCGTACATTGTATACAATTATACTATCAAttaagaaacaaattaaaatataaaaactggctgaaatattataatgaatttgtgACTTCattaaacaagtttttaaaaCCATAACCTCCTTCTACTTAAATTGCTTACATATTATTCgagaattattttaatcatgAGACACTGCCTTTGAgcattataatgataaaatatataaacaaccagATAATCTTAATTCCTttacacaatttatattttgccatagtatgcaataaaataaaaaaatagtaaacaatTGTCATTTGAACGATACATGATCGGTAATGCTAAACTACAATCAAATTGAcaccaaataattataaagaaagttgcttgtataataaataaatactggaATGTAATGACAATCGTGTCATTAGATTCCTGTGTTTATTGtcatgttaaattttttttaaatatcaatttattcaaATGAGACAAAGCCGTTTTATATCACTAAATCACTTTACTATAACAattatttcgttatttttattaagctcTTTATAGGAAATTAGTCGTTCAAGAGAATTtgacacttaattttttttaataatattttattattaatgtgtttgtttatacccaaataacaaatattaggAAAAGATATGTCTGTGTATAGAAAACTAAACACGtatgtagtaataaaataagaacttaTTTAGTAAtaggcatcgatatatatgtactacgtattagatttggcgttcctaacattcactgtgttcaactgaaatGAACTGCAATCCATGCAAACGACTTTAGTATGATCAATATTGACTGCTTGTGGTTGTTTGCattggcgctcatgatataagaactcgagtctaagtgtaaacctggatttgaataaaaaatattagtcaaataagtaaaattattggtttaactaaataaataggttataacagtgacgttttggttgccattttaattcagattttgaaaaaatagtttatatggacgttcgagtctatataatatacgtcaatggtaatAAGTATTAAGTTTCTACGTCACAACATACCTGTATTATTAGTCtatttttgtcaataatatGAATTGCTCACATAAAGCTCTAATAGGAGTGAGAACATTATCTTATAAGAAAACAACAGGAGTTTTTGAGCATTGCTATTTCtacaaagtaatatattaatttgaatcaTAAAACTTGTTAGTAGTTAAAAAACGCTATTAGGCCATAATGAATTAGAATACggttataattacatattattgcaCAAATCGTTTTTcagttacaataatatttagttggCAATAGTAAATTATACTCAACATATAGTATTGACATGATATTTACTAGCAAAGACTTTGTCTTAACATGATGACAACGAATCCTAACGTGACATGATCTGAAGCAGAGCAATGTATGGCATTACGCGGCAAAAGAATTTTTGCAAAATGacaattgtaatatttgttttaattaaaagtaaatttatttgcacctgtaaaatgttatccattatttaaattccgtgAATATTACCTcaaccaccagttcggaaagcagttctcaccataCAAGAaagggcaagaaactctggcttcttttcaatatttaaggtataaaacagtttaaggtataaaacaatacattgttcatagaaagaaaaaaaaaatacaattattttttttaatgttgtttagATCACTTCATTTACTAACATAAGCCACTCCCAGCTCAGAACGTGCGTGATATCTCGATAATCATTATGACATAtccctaaaatattttgtagttaaacTATTCTAAAAAGCATTTATAATGAATTGGAAGGGGTAATGTGAAATACCAAAAAATGCATTATCTGGTCTGTGATAACTGTGTATAACCGGCATCAcagaatgttaatatttttctacaccCGTTCCGTGTTCTCACTTCGTTTTTGTGGAAAGTAGACGGAAAGTAaatggtaatataaaaattcgaaacaaaaaaaaatactaagaaccaaaaaataatttaacgtaaCCTGGTTCCAAAGTTGGCTTTTAGGaatataatcttttattaaaattacggaCCTCTGCTTAAGCTCTGTCTCTCCTTATTCATCCTCATGATCAGCCACAGATGTTGATTCTATCAGTTTTGCGTGCTGCCCACTGCTATTTCATCTTGCTAATCGAAGTAATGAAATATAAGaaacattgaaacaaaactattttacggtttcactgagggggggggggggggggttgatCGTCAGAAAAtagcaaatagttttatttcaatgtctaacattcgcgtaaacaagatCATTATGAATGTTCTGTGGTAAaattatacagttttatttttacattacattaataaatatatattgtgccATGCcataacattgtgccaaaaatcatccatgaataacgagtATTTGCACTAAAAAtccacttttttttaaataattttgcagtTTAGTGCAAAAAGGCGTATGTGTATTCTTAACTGAAATTGTGATATTGCCATTGCAACgagttattttaaagtagtagtTCTGTCATTTGGgtgtataaaattaagttattttttttatattattttactcgagacttatccttttttatattacatttacggGTTGGGTAATTCATTGcgaagtgttattttcaatattgtaaGTAAGTCGttttacattgtaatttaatgttaaaatgacctatataacattcataaacgacgtttaaatacaaatagcattatttaaattccaatgCCTtgtaattaaagaaattaaaccACGCCTCACGCTGTCGATGATCAGAGTTTACCTCATTACaagaattgaaaataaaataaaaatcaaattcattTACAAAAGTACGAAATACATAAATGCTCGTACTTGGCGCAAATAGAAccttaataaatttgtattcataatttCCACAATGTAAAttcagccacaaaaatagctgaataaattcaaaccTTTAAATTACCTATAGATGTGAAGTGTTTTGTTTCGCTGAAGTGAAGTAAACcccttttattatattttcgaaaaaaCATATCGGTTAGAATACAGAagcaatttgaagttttaaattcgTTAAGATGACTGTATgtacatacaataatttatttttgcgtaAATAGATACTTGGTagttgtacatattatatatctacGGAAAAGGGGACAAGCACCAAAAAAGAAGGTATGTAcctaataaaaaagtgtttccAGCTAATGTGCAGTGCCACTTAATCCTTGTACGCCTTGTTTCAGAAATTTAATACTCTTCAATCTATATAAAAGTTGGTATTTTTGTCATATACATTTTGAGTTATTTGAAAACGtagactaaaataataaatacatactcaACTAAAAGTATATTCAGTGTCAACCACTTTGTATTAAAGGAACATCGGTTGTATGATCatcaaatacataataaaatgctgaaaaaatattattgcgtgAACTGCCCTTTAGCCGATTTAttcacaaattaataaaatgcctCATAGGCAAATGTTACAGAGATTTCTGtcatataaagataaataacaataattaataataaccactaaagaaatattttatacttatatattaaataagacttcattaaaatatgatcatgtttggcaaaataaattaattttatttatcatcaagAATCACCTTAGCTTTAAGTGCACTAAGGCAGCAAAGTGGCTAATGCATTCATGGTTGGCCAAATATATTTCACTTCTATAATATCAATGATAGAAAACATGCCTATCGCTTCATCggacataatttttaaatccgAATTACTGGGTGTTATTCTAACCTAACTATCATAATTTACTTGATTGTTTTAGATCGAATAAACAAACTGCACCATACACCATGCTGCATAAGCATATACCACGAGATATTTAGGGcttgttgtttattatttatgcttttTTTGCCTTCAGATATTAAAGTAATACAAACACGTtatgttcatttttattacagttcCTTCCACTCAAATTATTAACGAAACTCTACTAAAAAGATTATAAAGTCTGTCTGTTTTGTCTTACACACAGATTTTGAACCGTGCTCGGTTGTCTTCTGAAATAAGAACAAACTTTTTGTTGTTATGGCAAATATCCTAAggaacaattaataaataaacaattaagcAGGGTACAAACTGAGATATAAACAAtggagtatattttttatgaatattatgtgcaattttttttattttgttatatgaaatatctaaaattatacataaactgTAAAGAAAATAACGAATACCTACTAAAACGCCTAAGTACGGAAACGAGCTTGCGTCATTAGTATTAGTAAAAATTCACAGTCGCCCATTCCAACTGACGCATggacttttttaattaaataataataaattttctcaatttttatttcattatagaaatagattaaaaaattatgtagttattCATAACCATTATTACCTAACTACTTATCACACCATTAATATTTAGGCATTTGCTTATAGTAAagaaagaatttaattaaactagtCTTGCGAAAGAGTATAGCGTTGATGTTACATTTTCTAGAAACTTTTCTTATTCCTTTCTTTGACCTACATCGTTCAGTGTTGAGAATTGTTACTCCCgttcaatatcaaaataatttgaatcagCGCCATCTGTACAAAAATCTGCGAACCACAACCATTCTTGATCAGCTACCGCCATCTAGGAtgattatttcaacaaaattttaaGCACACGTTTCATGTGGGTTTCAAACTATGTtcactagatggcgctagcatCGTATTTGGCTacaattctatattttatgatttaaatcaCGCCTAGTATAATGCTTCAGCaaaatggaaatatattataaaggcaaTAAGCACAAGATATTCAGACATAAGTTTGAGGTAGGAAACGATTGtactataacataatattttatgctgcGTAATAGACTGTTTTGTCGACAGCGCCATTTCCGGTTGGCGCTCGACATCACGCACACGCAAACTCCCGTTTGCAGTTCACTTCACTTCATAAATGTTCGATCTCTTTCAACTACGTCGAGGCTTGTGCTTTCTGGGATTACGCTTTTcggtaattattgttttactgCTTGGCTACGGTGTGTTTACTGAATTTCCAATAATATTCTAGTCAAAGGTGAGTGTCGCGTTACTTTGACAGTGCCGTGATCGTAAAACCGTAACAGTTTGGCGCGTTGGTTAGATTCTGTCAACATAGCTAAATGTTCACACGCAGTGTCGTTTATGCACGTGTAATTACAATACAAACGTGTTTTCCCGTTTGCAGACATGGCTCTGAGCGTTGCGCTACCTCTGGCTGGCTTGGAGACAGATAATTTTAACTCGTTCAGCTCGTTCGGGCATATAATCGAGATAGCGGGCCTGTCTCAGTCGCAGTCAAGCCCCAGCCCGTCCGTCTCCAGTGAATCTAGCGGTATCGGTTCGCTGGGATCGCTCAAGTCGGAATCGGTGAACAGTGACTCCCTGCCATCTAGTCCTCAGACAACAGAGAAGGTTagtgtaaaatatttgcattattttgttTGCGTACGTCCTGTCCTTGACCTctctattttcataatattccgTAATGGCGAATGTCTATATTACGCTATCAATGTTGTGTACATTATCGACGTGTGATAATGGAAAAATTTTAGTGACGGTGgtgatattttgataaattaaattatgttgagCTTTGCAATCGCAAGTTATATATTGGTGTGTTACGACAAAATGTCTACCGACTGCGGACAGCCGATCCGCGATCGGTCCTTGCCAAAATTAATTCTGCAACTTATATTAGACGCACATAGCAACACTCCACCAAGTTACAGCAATACACCCATACGGCGGCCATACGCTATTATAGACATTACTGCTTTCTCATTGGGATGATTATGGCTTGCACCTATTGGAACTAACTGTATGACTGGCAGTATTTCTGAGTTATAGTGAGATAACGCCTACAACAAAATAGAGTGTTTATGGTTTATATTAAAAGTGTCTTATTAGTGGCCAATGTCACTGATTATATGTGGCttatttcagaaaatatttGAACCGGTTGTGCAACCGCAGCCNNNNNNNNNNNNNNNNNNNNNNNNNNNNNNNNNNNNNNNNNNNNNNNNNNNNNNNNNNNNNNNNNNNNNNNNNNNNNNNNNNNNNNNNNNNNNNNNNNNNNNNNNNNNNNNNNNNNNNNNNNNNNNNNNNNNNNNNNNNNNNNNNNNNNNNNNNNNNNNNNNNNNNNNNNNNNNNNNNNNNNNNNNNNNNNNNNNNNNNNNNNNNNNNNNNNNNNNNNNNNNNNNNNNNNNNNNNNNNNNNNNNNNNNNNNNNNNNNNNNNNNNNNNNNNNNNNNNNNNNNNNNNNNNNNNNNNNNNNNNNNNNNNNNNNNNNNNNNNNNNNNNNNNNNNNNNNNNNNNNNNNNNNNNNNNNNNNNNNNNNNNNNNNNNNNNNNNNNNNNNNNNNNNNNNNNNNNNNNNNNNNNNNNNNNNNNNNNNNNNNNNNNNNNNNNNNNNNNNNNNNNNNNNNNNNNNNNNNNNNNNNNNNNNNNNNNNNNNNNNNNNNNNNNNNNNNNNNNNNNcattatttaaattccgtgAATATTACCTCAACCACCAgctcggaaagcagttctcaccagagaagcaCGGGCAATAAACTCTGACTCTGGTCTCTTTTCAatatcagtttaaggtataaaaacTTCAATATATGATacagagaaagaaaaaatacatttctttttattgttattaagagcACTTCATTTACTATCATAAGCCACTCACAGCCGAGAACGTGCGTGACATCTCTATAATCATTATGACATAGCCCTAAAAGATTTTGTATTCAAACTGTTCTAAAAagcatttaaaatgaaatgaaagggGTAATGTGAAATACCAAAAAATGCATTATGTGGTCTGTGATAACCGTGTATAATCGCCATCAcagaatgttaatatttttctacaccCGTTACGTGTTCTCACTTCGTTTTTGTGGAAAGTAGATAGAAAAcgttgtataaaaatttaaaacaaacaaaatactaagaaccaaaaaataatttgacgtGACCTAGTTCCAAAGTTGGCTTTtaggtatgtaatattttattaaaattacggaGTTCTGCTTAGGCTCTGTCTCTCCTTGTTCATCCTCATGATCAACCACAAATGCTGATTCTATCAGTTTTGCATGCTGCCCACTGCCATTTCATCTTGCTAATCGCTAGGCTATGTTGATAACTTTCGTTGTTCTACCCTTCTTATTTAATGGAATATAAGAAACAttgaaagaaaactattttacggattgactggggggggggggtcgtCACATaatggaaaatagttttatttcaatgtctaacattcgcgtaaacaagcAATCATTATGAATGTTCTGTGGTAAaattatacagttttattttgtatatttttacattacgttaataaatgaatccACATATATTGTGCTATGCCATAactttgtgccaaaaatcatccatgaataacgagtATTTGCACTAAAAAtccacttttttttaaataattttgtagtttaatgcaaaaAGGCGTATGTGTATTCCTAACTGAAACTGTGATATTGCCGTTGCGACAAGTTCTTTTCAAGTGGTAGTTCTGTCATTTGGGTGTATAaatttaggttattttttattgatattattttgctcgaaacttatacttttttatatttatgggtTGGGTAATTCGTTGcgaagtgttattttcaatattgtaaGTAAGTGGTTTCacattgtaattcaatgttaaaatgaccctctacataatattcataaacggcgtttaaaaacaaatagaattatttaaattccaatgCCTTGTAATTAAAGAAGTTAAACCACACCTCACGCTGTCTATGATCAGAGTTAACCTCATTacaagaaatgaaaataaaataaaattcatttacaaaggtacaaaatacataaatgctCGTACTTGAAGCAAAGGGAAccttaataaatttgtattaataatttccACAATGTAAATTCAGCcacaaaaataactgaataaattcaaaCCTTTAAATTGCCTATAGATGTCAAGTGTCTTGTTTTGCTGAAGTGAAGTAAACcccttttattatattttcgaaaaaaaatgtcgGTTAAAATACACAagcaatttgaagttttaaattcgTTCAGATGACTgtacatacaataatttattcttacatAAATAGATACTTGGTACACATTACGTATTACTTAAATATCTCCGGAAAAGCGGACAGCACCAAAAAAGAAGGTAACTAATGAAAAAGTGTTTCCAGCCAATATGCAGGGCCACTTAATCCTTGTACGCCTTGTTTCAGAAATTTAAAACTCttcaatatatgtatataaaattcaagttgatatttttgtcaataaatattcTAAGTTATTTGAAAACGTaggctaaaataataaatacaaacttaaCTAAAAGTGAATTCAGTGTCAACCACTTTGTATTAAAGGGATATCGGTTGTATGAccatcaaatatataataaaatgccGAAAATGATTGCATGAACTGCCTTTTAGccgatttataaacaaattaataaaatggctCATAGGTAAAtgttataatgatttttgtcatgtaaagataaataacaataattaataaaaaccactaaacaaatatcttatatattaaataagacttcattaaaatatgatcATGTTttggcaaaataaattaattgaatttg
This DNA window, taken from Manduca sexta isolate Smith_Timp_Sample1 chromosome 23, JHU_Msex_v1.0, whole genome shotgun sequence, encodes the following:
- the LOC119190264 gene encoding uncharacterized protein LOC119190264 codes for the protein MALSVALPLAGLETDNFNSFSSFGHIIEIAGLSQSQSSPSPSVSSESSGIGSLGSLKSESVNSDSLPSSPQTTEKKIFEPVVQPCQVSCFAEVK